A window of the Scandinavium goeteborgense genome harbors these coding sequences:
- the paaF gene encoding 2,3-dehydroadipyl-CoA hydratase PaaF, translating to MSELLISRHDRVLLLTLNRPQARNALNNALLTQIADALESAQQDSSIGAVIITGSERVFAAGADLQEMAEKDLAATLNDIRPRIWARIDVFSKPLIAAVNGYALGAGCELALLCDVVVAGDNATFGLPEITLGLMPGAGGTQRLIRCVGKSLATQMVLTGRSIDAPRAQQAGLVSEIYPVGLTTEYALSLAAAMAKHAPLALQAAKQALRQSQEVTLAAGLAQERQLFTLLSATDDRREGIAAFLAKRQPEFKGR from the coding sequence GACCGCGTATTGCTGCTGACGCTGAACCGTCCTCAGGCACGCAATGCCCTGAACAACGCGTTATTGACTCAAATTGCCGACGCGCTGGAATCAGCCCAGCAGGACAGCAGCATCGGCGCGGTCATCATCACCGGCAGCGAGCGCGTGTTTGCCGCCGGAGCGGATTTACAGGAGATGGCGGAGAAAGATTTAGCCGCGACGCTGAACGATATTCGCCCGCGCATTTGGGCGCGCATCGACGTCTTCAGCAAACCGCTGATTGCCGCCGTGAACGGTTATGCGCTGGGCGCAGGCTGTGAACTGGCGCTGCTGTGCGATGTGGTGGTGGCGGGCGATAACGCCACGTTTGGACTGCCGGAAATCACTCTCGGCCTGATGCCGGGCGCAGGCGGCACGCAGCGTCTGATCCGCTGCGTGGGCAAATCCTTAGCGACACAAATGGTGCTCACCGGACGCAGCATTGATGCCCCGCGCGCGCAACAGGCGGGGCTGGTGAGTGAAATTTACCCGGTTGGCCTGACCACGGAATACGCCCTCAGCCTGGCGGCTGCGATGGCGAAACACGCTCCGCTGGCGTTGCAGGCCGCCAAACAGGCGCTTCGTCAGTCACAGGAAGTGACGCTCGCTGCCGGACTCGCGCAGGAGCGCCAGCTGTTTACGCTGCTCAGCGCAACTGACGATCGTCGCGAAGGTATCGCCGCGTTTCTCGCCAAACGCCAACCCGAATTCAAAGGACGCTAA